A window from Acidovorax sp. T1 encodes these proteins:
- a CDS encoding nucleotide-binding protein → MVITIGAEKGGVAKTRLATHIAALAAANGVDVVLLDTDKQGSAMSWSKIRNDEGVTPSIPVLALPPNPARELANLSKKYTLVVVDIGAQNYRTMLECALLSDIVLVPCGADQQEVESTLNVFDTLREMGPRHESGEIPAHVVLTRVSPLEGAKATAELREFLTSEGISVFKSQIAHRTSWLATGKSGRAVHELKGRERSQKAVDEMQAVYDEILSRINGEEQ, encoded by the coding sequence ATGGTTATCACCATCGGAGCAGAAAAAGGCGGCGTCGCAAAGACCAGACTTGCAACTCATATAGCAGCTTTGGCAGCGGCAAATGGCGTGGATGTCGTTCTTTTAGATACGGACAAGCAAGGATCGGCGATGAGCTGGTCAAAGATTCGTAACGATGAGGGCGTCACACCATCAATTCCCGTACTCGCTTTGCCACCGAATCCAGCACGTGAACTCGCAAATCTCTCGAAAAAATACACCTTGGTCGTTGTAGATATCGGAGCTCAAAACTACAGAACCATGCTCGAGTGCGCATTGCTCAGCGATATCGTCTTAGTTCCATGTGGTGCTGACCAGCAAGAAGTTGAATCGACTTTGAATGTCTTCGACACTCTTAGAGAGATGGGGCCCCGCCACGAGTCCGGCGAAATTCCAGCCCACGTCGTTCTCACTCGCGTTTCACCGCTCGAAGGTGCCAAAGCCACGGCGGAACTGCGCGAGTTCCTCACCAGCGAGGGTATCTCGGTGTTCAAGTCTCAAATTGCTCACCGCACCTCTTGGCTGGCCACCGGCAAGAGCGGTCGCGCAGTGCATGAGCTAAAAGGCCGCGAACGCTCACAAAAGGCGGTTGATGAAATGCAAGCTGTTTACGACGAGATCCTAAGCCGCATCAATGGTGAGGAGCAATGA
- a CDS encoding ParB/RepB/Spo0J family partition protein: protein MATSFKKREVSADRVAAVESVSASIPIVGDPRMSPSEIGLADTRPVLITSGVGSSQDRTAVSSDYQVGTVYDVPVGLIKSNPFNPRAVYTTTAVDNMALSLSTSGQRISATGYIDDQGSITLIEGETRLRGARAAGLATLRIEIRPRPASDRELYEEARAANVERREQTPLDDAIKWKELLAKKVYQTQAALAKSLGLGEDHVSRTLSLAGLSNRVIHAVAENPELLNHKMLNALREFWDVEGDEATLELILEVAKTGMGYRDVVARRKAAVKGPVKRPRSTREALSFKGAKGELKSFEEDGRIELSLRGLSPETAHEITSKLMALFSKE from the coding sequence ATGGCTACCAGTTTTAAAAAACGCGAAGTCTCCGCTGACCGCGTCGCTGCAGTTGAATCAGTCTCAGCAAGCATTCCCATCGTCGGTGATCCGCGCATGAGTCCATCCGAGATAGGCCTAGCAGACACGCGCCCCGTGCTTATCACCTCAGGAGTTGGTTCGAGCCAAGATCGGACTGCGGTCTCTTCAGACTACCAGGTAGGAACCGTCTATGACGTCCCTGTCGGCCTCATCAAGTCAAATCCATTCAATCCCCGCGCTGTCTACACGACCACTGCAGTGGACAACATGGCTCTTTCGCTGTCGACTTCAGGACAGCGCATCTCCGCTACTGGCTACATTGACGACCAAGGGAGCATCACCCTTATTGAAGGTGAGACGCGGTTGCGCGGCGCCCGCGCCGCGGGACTTGCGACGTTACGCATCGAGATTCGGCCCCGTCCGGCAAGCGATAGAGAACTCTACGAGGAAGCTCGCGCGGCCAATGTTGAGCGACGCGAGCAGACGCCTCTGGATGACGCGATCAAATGGAAAGAGCTGCTAGCAAAAAAGGTCTATCAGACTCAAGCAGCATTGGCAAAATCTCTCGGCCTGGGCGAAGACCACGTCAGTCGAACGCTGTCGTTGGCCGGCCTGTCCAACAGAGTCATACACGCCGTAGCCGAGAACCCGGAGCTGCTAAATCACAAGATGCTCAATGCACTCCGTGAATTCTGGGATGTCGAGGGAGATGAGGCTACTCTCGAACTCATCCTCGAAGTCGCAAAAACAGGCATGGGATATCGCGACGTCGTGGCCAGGCGCAAAGCCGCTGTCAAGGGCCCCGTGAAGCGCCCTCGCTCCACACGTGAGGCGCTCAGCTTCAAAGGCGCTAAAGGCGAACTCAAATCCTTCGAGGAGGACGGCCGAATCGAACTCAGTCTGAGGGGTCTCAGTCCCGAGACTGCCCATGAAATTACGTCGAAACTAATGGCATTGTTTTCGAAAGAGTAA
- a CDS encoding DNA-binding protein, with protein MARPLATKELVFDAASSLVSDGTEPSIVNVQAKIGGGSYTTIKRYLDAWNVQREISAQEGLETPSFVLEKSAELGRQLWAMAWRDANKQTQSVRDAAEGKVTTIARDLEFALSEIRRMEELEESQNQLLERTNEQLSKVIEALTDAQIKASKVPDLEARLAAALAEVATARQAVTDKAVEIGRMTGETEALRKQLVDLTSALVSPSNRA; from the coding sequence ATGGCACGACCACTCGCCACCAAAGAACTCGTCTTTGATGCCGCCAGCTCTCTGGTATCTGATGGTACAGAGCCAAGCATCGTCAATGTGCAGGCAAAGATTGGGGGCGGATCGTACACAACGATCAAACGCTACCTTGACGCATGGAATGTCCAGCGCGAGATCAGTGCGCAAGAGGGCCTCGAAACACCCTCCTTCGTGCTTGAAAAGAGCGCAGAACTTGGGCGCCAGCTCTGGGCCATGGCTTGGCGAGATGCAAACAAGCAAACACAGTCAGTCAGGGACGCCGCAGAAGGTAAGGTGACAACCATCGCTCGCGATCTGGAGTTTGCCCTCTCCGAGATCCGGCGCATGGAAGAACTCGAAGAATCTCAAAACCAACTTTTGGAGAGAACCAATGAACAGCTCTCAAAAGTTATCGAGGCGCTGACAGATGCACAAATCAAGGCATCCAAGGTTCCAGACCTGGAAGCACGTCTTGCAGCTGCCTTGGCAGAAGTCGCCACCGCTCGCCAGGCGGTCACTGATAAAGCGGTGGAGATCGGGCGAATGACAGGCGAAACAGAAGCCTTGCGCAAGCAGCTCGTTGACCTGACTTCCGCGCTGGTATCCCCATCAAATCGCGCGTGA
- the istB gene encoding IS21-like element helper ATPase IstB, protein MNMIEIERALRELRLSGIAETLSTRVMQAQAAQQPFLETFAAMLQDELDRRRSRLTERRFKRSGLDERPSLADFDWRFNPKLPRSACFELHTLKFIGEGANALIIGKPGTGKSHVAKAVAYQATLQGYDVRYLEADTEFARYALATTAERTELLKDWVAPDLLVLDDLFLARRISEHAAEVLQAIVHQRYKLRRAVLITSNRVVQDWGKYLGDATMASTILDRLMHRCAMLEFEGKSYRLKEAAARIAITPESS, encoded by the coding sequence ATGAACATGATCGAGATCGAACGCGCGCTGCGCGAGCTGCGCCTGTCCGGCATCGCCGAGACCCTGTCCACCCGCGTGATGCAGGCCCAGGCCGCCCAGCAGCCTTTCCTGGAGACCTTCGCCGCCATGCTGCAAGACGAGCTGGACCGCCGGCGCTCTCGCCTGACCGAGCGCCGCTTCAAGCGCTCGGGTCTGGATGAGCGCCCCTCGCTGGCTGACTTCGACTGGCGTTTCAACCCGAAGCTGCCGCGCAGCGCCTGCTTCGAGTTGCACACCCTGAAGTTCATCGGCGAGGGGGCCAACGCGCTGATCATCGGCAAGCCGGGCACCGGCAAGAGCCATGTGGCCAAGGCCGTGGCCTACCAGGCCACGCTGCAGGGCTATGACGTGCGTTACCTGGAAGCCGACACCGAGTTCGCCCGTTACGCGCTGGCCACTACGGCAGAGCGCACCGAGCTGCTCAAGGACTGGGTCGCGCCGGACCTGCTCGTCCTCGATGACCTGTTCCTGGCCAGACGCATCAGCGAGCATGCCGCTGAAGTCCTACAGGCCATCGTGCACCAGCGCTACAAGCTGCGCCGCGCTGTTCTCATCACGTCCAACCGCGTGGTGCAGGACTGGGGCAAATACCTCGGCGACGCCACCATGGCCAGCACCATCCTGGATCGCCTCATGCACCGCTGCGCGATGCTGGAGTTCGAGGGCAAGAGCTACCGCCTCAAGGAGGCCGCTGCACGCATCGCCATCACACCCGAGTCGTCATAA